Sequence from the Candidatus Wallbacteria bacterium genome:
CTGTCAAAGAGAAAAAAGAGCTGTTTTTCGGTTTTTCCTCTTTCACTTCGCCTTATACGATCTACCGCTGTGACTTCAAGTTCAGTGCTCCGGAAATCTGGGCCAGCCCCAGTCTGAAAATCGACCGCAAGAACATTGAAGTCAGGCAGGTTTTCTATCCTTCACAGGATGGAACTGAAATCCCGATGTATCTGGTTCATAAAAAAGGCCTCAAACTCAACGGGAAAAATCCTGTGCTCCTTTATGGATACGGAGGATTCAACCATAGCCTCAGCCCGTTTTTCAGCCCACACGCGGTTTTCTGGACAGAACTTGGGGGGATCTACGCCGTAGCTAACCTGCGTGGAGGAGGCGAATTCGGCGAGGACTGGCATCGGGCAGGCATGCTGGAGAAAAAACAGAACGTGTTCGACGACTTCCACAGTGCTGCCGAATGGCTGATCAACAATAAATACACTAATCCGGGGAAACTAGCCATTTATGGGGGCAGTAATGGAGGACTGCTGGTAGGGGCAGCGCTCACCCAGAGGCCGGAACTGTTCGGCGCAGTGGTCTGCACTTATCCCCTGCTGGACATGATCCGCTATCACAAATTTCTAAGCGGAAGTTACTGGATCACTGAATACGGCTCTTCCGACAACCTGGCGCAGTTCAAGTATATTCTGAAATATTCCCCATACCATAATCTCAAAAAAGGCCGCAGGTACCCGCCTGTAATGTTCATCACAGGCGACATGGATACCAGGGTTGATCCCTGCCATGCCCGGAAAATGACTGCTCTGCTCCAGGAATGCACAGGTTCCGGGAAACCGGTGATTCTGCGCTACGACACCAAGGCGGGCCATGTAAGAGGCCAGTCTGTTAAAAATGAAGCTGCAGTGGATGCCGATACATTCAGCTTCCTCTTACAGATGCTTGGAAGTTCTATTCGATGATCAGATAGAGTTTCCGTGCCGGGATAGGCATGGCTGCTTCAAAGTGCCACCATTCTTCAGTGATTTCCTGGAAGCCTGAAGCCCGCATTATCCTTCTTAAAAGCTTCCTGTTCTCCACCTGCTTGGAAGTGAGTTTTCCTTCAGTGAGTAATTTCTCTTCCAGGACCGGCTGAGCCAGGTCGCCGAAATAATCAAAGGGGGTTCCCATGTCGATCGGACGCCCCAGTTTATCAGCAATAGTCAGGTCAACTGCTGCACCGAAGTTATGGATCGAACCTGATTCCGGATTCGCCACATAGACTTCCAGGCTGGTGCCCACCACCAGAGCCCACATTTTTCTCTGTACCGCACGGGGCCTGGCAGCATCGTAAACAAGCAGCGAATACCCGGGCAGGGTTTTGCTGAGATATCCCTGCGCAAGCGCGAGTCTCATCGCAGGGATCTGCTGGAGATATGCGGTTTTCAATTCTCCGTATACATCCTCATGCAGAAAATTGTCGGTTGTGGAATACTTCAGGTCCACCCTGATTTCAGGTGCTAATTCCTGCACATTGACCAGATTTTGAGCAATCAATTTTTCCTCCAGGGCATTGGAATTACCGTCTGCCCATGCCAGCCTGGCTGCATAAAAAAACATCAAGGCCCAGAAAAATGATCTGAGTAATTTCATTTAAATTTCCTCCAGAATTAATTGGTGACGTCAACTGAAAGAGTGAATCAAATCAACTACAGTTGAGAATACAGGGTCTTTTTTTCGATCCTGACAGCCCCTTGTTCCGTAACGACCAGGATGCTGTCTCTGGTTGACTTGATCCTGCTGATCCGGTTGCAGGGAAGTCCGTTCCTCATGCCAAATGACCACCATTTATTCTTGACCTTATTGAAAATTGAAAGCCCGCTTGGCGTACCGAACCAGATGTAATCCCCGTCCGGGCAGATAGCGGTGACCAGGTATTCCGGAAGCTGTTCCCAGTAGTTAACCCAGTTGTTCCCGTTCATCAGGCTGGCTCCACCTCTGGTGCCGATCCAGAGATCGTTTCCAGCTGCTGACATACAGGTTGTCTGATTGCTCTGGATT
This genomic interval carries:
- a CDS encoding M15 family metallopeptidase, whose product is MKLLRSFFWALMFFYAARLAWADGNSNALEEKLIAQNLVNVQELAPEIRVDLKYSTTDNFLHEDVYGELKTAYLQQIPAMRLALAQGYLSKTLPGYSLLVYDAARPRAVQRKMWALVVGTSLEVYVANPESGSIHNFGAAVDLTIADKLGRPIDMGTPFDYFGDLAQPVLEEKLLTEGKLTSKQVENRKLLRRIMRASGFQEITEEWWHFEAAMPIPARKLYLIIE